One Arthrobacter sp. StoSoilB20 DNA segment encodes these proteins:
- a CDS encoding stealth family protein: MRPVPRTDDPGETAITQAQVDPIYHGSPSIEEDTIAEAISPAVVAHLKHRPDVVRHRGRYALVNADLTPQQAMVSDLLAVRAALDAAGVDFILVRGNDERPVIAVDWESRKDVREALVSAFRNEPFYSMTVDAKKKTSVLVADGELSANRKARIFRLYRPRVETGGGLWYGPALGVQLELWRFEGDHLELPVENSLTRRTMLRQDAVRGTVQRHGLTWPTIENMFADHASDIDFDIDMVFSWVDGSDPEYIARRRAQQAEAVLGEGDDHEARFRQINELKYALRSVHMFAPWVRRIFIATDSPAPEWLADHPSVTIVRSEEFFADTSVLPTHNSQAVECQLHHIEGLSEHFLYSNDDMFFGRPVGPDMFFTPGGITKFIEADTRIGLGENDAERSGFENAARVNRKLLWERFGRITTRHLEHTAAPLRRSVVAQMEKEFPAEFAKTAGSRFRAADNISVTNSFYHYYALLTGRAVTQTSAKVRYVDSTMWAGLHYLPKLLAKRHMDFFCLNDGSFPEVEANERADLVTDFLEKYFPVKAPWEK, translated from the coding sequence GTGAGACCAGTTCCACGCACCGACGATCCCGGAGAAACAGCCATCACACAAGCACAGGTCGATCCGATTTACCACGGCAGCCCGTCCATCGAAGAGGACACGATTGCTGAGGCGATTTCGCCTGCCGTCGTAGCGCATCTTAAACACAGGCCCGACGTCGTCCGTCACCGTGGGCGGTACGCCCTGGTCAACGCCGACCTCACCCCGCAACAAGCCATGGTGTCCGATCTTCTGGCTGTGAGGGCGGCGCTGGACGCTGCCGGCGTCGACTTCATCCTGGTGCGCGGCAACGATGAGCGGCCCGTCATCGCGGTGGACTGGGAGTCGCGCAAGGATGTCCGTGAGGCGCTGGTTTCAGCATTCCGCAACGAGCCCTTCTACTCCATGACCGTGGACGCCAAGAAGAAGACCTCGGTTCTGGTAGCCGACGGCGAGTTGTCCGCCAACCGAAAAGCCCGCATCTTCCGTTTGTACCGCCCCCGCGTCGAAACCGGCGGTGGCCTCTGGTACGGGCCGGCCCTGGGCGTCCAGCTGGAGCTGTGGCGCTTTGAAGGCGACCACCTTGAGCTGCCCGTGGAGAATTCCCTGACCCGCCGCACCATGCTGCGGCAGGACGCGGTCCGTGGCACCGTCCAGCGGCACGGCCTGACCTGGCCCACCATCGAGAACATGTTTGCGGACCACGCCAGCGACATCGACTTTGATATCGACATGGTGTTCTCCTGGGTAGACGGCAGCGACCCCGAGTACATTGCGCGGCGTCGCGCCCAGCAGGCTGAGGCAGTGCTTGGCGAAGGCGACGACCACGAGGCACGCTTCCGCCAGATCAACGAACTGAAGTATGCGCTGCGCTCGGTGCACATGTTCGCGCCCTGGGTCCGGCGGATCTTCATCGCCACCGACTCCCCCGCACCGGAATGGCTGGCCGACCACCCGTCCGTCACCATTGTTCGGAGCGAGGAGTTCTTCGCCGATACCTCGGTCCTGCCCACGCATAACTCGCAGGCCGTGGAATGCCAACTCCACCACATCGAGGGACTGTCAGAGCACTTCCTGTACTCCAACGACGACATGTTCTTTGGCCGCCCCGTAGGCCCGGACATGTTCTTTACGCCCGGTGGCATCACCAAGTTCATCGAAGCGGACACCAGGATCGGCTTGGGCGAGAACGACGCCGAGCGCAGTGGCTTCGAGAACGCGGCACGCGTTAACCGCAAGCTGCTCTGGGAACGCTTCGGCCGGATCACCACACGGCACCTCGAACACACTGCGGCTCCCCTGCGGCGCAGTGTGGTGGCTCAGATGGAGAAGGAATTCCCGGCCGAGTTCGCCAAGACCGCCGGAAGCCGTTTCCGCGCGGCGGACAACATCTCGGTCACCAACTCGTTCTACCACTACTACGCGCTGCTCACGGGCCGGGCAGTCACGCAGACCAGTGCCAAGGTCAGGTATGTGGACTCCACCATGTGGGCCGGCCTGCACTACCTGCCCAAGCTCCTGGCGAAGCGCCACATGGACTTCTTCTGCCTGAATGACGGCAGCTTCCCGGAGGTTGAGGCGAACGAGCGCGCCGACCTGGTGACGGACTTCCTGGAGAAGTACTTCCCGGTCAAGGCGCCTTGGGAGAAGTAA